A window of Solea senegalensis isolate Sse05_10M linkage group LG20, IFAPA_SoseM_1, whole genome shotgun sequence contains these coding sequences:
- the LOC122786438 gene encoding CD59 glycoprotein-like, whose amino-acid sequence MFKISFLLHSDARFELQQAVLTSFREPRLHKLKVIFSSSTDKTALSVAMRSFVVFFLGASFAMFGLGVSLQCYSCPGGSSSSCEVKHGCNQGEDTCLKLTSEEKTYTGCMRYADCDFMTLAVKYSLPDFTFDCCQSNLCNGQEKSFLDKVRDFFG is encoded by the exons ATGTTCAAAATCTcctttcttctccattctgatgctcggtttgaacttcagcaggccGTCTTGACAAG ttTTAGAGAGCCTCGTCTTCACAAGCTGAAAGTCATTTTCTCCTCATCCACAG acAAGACAGCACTTTCAGTTGCCATGAGAAgctttgtggtgtttttcctcGGCGCCAGCTTCGCCATGTTCGGActtg GCGTCTCGCTGCAGTGTTATTCCTGCCCCGgtggctccagcagcagctgtgaagtCAAACATGGCTGTAACCAAGGTGAAGACACCTGCCTCAAACTCACCAGTGAAG AGAAGACCTACACTGGGTGTATGAGGTACGCAGACTGTGACTTCATGACTCTGGCGGTCAAATACTCCCTTCCCGACTTCACCTTTGACTGCTGTCAGTCAAACCTCTGCAACGGCCAAGAAAAAAGCTTTCTTGACAAAGTCAGGGATTTTTTTGGTTAA